From Chloroflexota bacterium, the proteins below share one genomic window:
- a CDS encoding AAA family ATPase, with the protein MNKEKGSKVVVVTGDVTIDWNIARIWRTEGMAQAWTADEVTAAFCQRGGAAMLVDLISAVAKNLRQASQVNFEVQQVSLPRGRVTPADSRFHHSYAMWAPFKLDERASSSDKVWRVQEFLGLSPAHTNVASSDKWRKIVDDPKYPDLIIIDDANLGFREHQEFWPQALASSTASPWVVAKMAKPVAQGRLWNHLHRNHAEQLIVVMTAGDLRSSQVQISHQISWERTAQDLVWELLYNPHVNALAQCAYVVVSFGTAGVILLSRNSKSVPDAMLFFDPSAMEGEWGCYHKGYMIGYNSCLTAGIARELMLNATQPDMSRGIQSGVRAMRFLHVEGYGHVGSDLGQIRLAFPVSKIAEVLAEDGKCLATALIRNPTQALPALATGTAATETARFWTILEDKNPAPLEAIAEQIVHEGLECALPEVPMGRFGNLKTVDRREIESLHSISSLIHDYCQRYRQTPLSIAVFGQPGSGKSFAVKEVANSVLPGEIETLNFNLSQLAGFEDLFDAFHQVRDKALSGKIPLVFWDEFDAHLQHQPLGWLRYFLAPMQDGEFQEGQITHPIGRSIFVFAGGTSHSMENFGTNLEEKESRAAKLPDFASRLKGFLNILGPNRQENTQGLAKDAYYIIRRAIILRSIFERFAPQLLHQEGNKRMVNIDQGVLRAFLLTKEYRHGARSMEAIVAMSQLAGKTSFERSSLPSETQLNLHVDGQDFSALIQSMEPDEDLLEKLAEAFHEIFCEDLSAKGYKYGPVTREDKKEHSSLKPYAELPENEKEQNRNNVRDIPSKLASVGYVMLPARGGEAPAEFESSEVEKLAKMEHERWMRQKLDEGWRYGKKTIKARKLHKDLVPWDKLLEEEKEKDRVLVKGIPRIIAKAGYTMVKLS; encoded by the coding sequence ATGAATAAAGAAAAAGGTAGCAAAGTCGTGGTGGTGACCGGAGATGTCACTATTGATTGGAACATTGCCCGAATATGGCGAACGGAGGGCATGGCGCAGGCTTGGACTGCGGATGAAGTAACTGCCGCCTTCTGCCAGCGCGGTGGCGCGGCAATGCTGGTTGACCTTATTAGTGCTGTTGCCAAGAACCTGAGACAAGCCAGCCAGGTCAACTTTGAAGTCCAGCAAGTCAGTCTGCCCCGAGGTCGGGTAACTCCGGCTGATAGCCGTTTCCACCATTCTTATGCTATGTGGGCGCCCTTCAAGCTTGATGAACGCGCCTCAAGCTCAGACAAGGTATGGCGGGTGCAGGAATTCCTGGGGCTGAGTCCAGCACATACTAACGTGGCTTCATCAGACAAGTGGAGAAAGATTGTCGATGACCCCAAATACCCGGACCTCATCATCATTGACGATGCCAACCTGGGGTTTCGTGAGCACCAAGAGTTCTGGCCTCAGGCATTGGCCAGTAGTACCGCCAGCCCCTGGGTTGTGGCCAAGATGGCTAAGCCCGTTGCTCAAGGCAGACTGTGGAACCATTTGCACCGCAATCATGCTGAGCAGCTTATAGTGGTCATGACAGCGGGTGATCTACGGAGCAGCCAGGTACAAATCAGTCATCAGATATCATGGGAACGCACTGCCCAGGACCTGGTGTGGGAACTTTTATACAATCCCCATGTGAACGCGCTGGCACAGTGCGCATATGTGGTCGTCTCTTTTGGCACTGCAGGCGTGATTCTTTTGTCACGAAATTCGAAATCCGTACCGGATGCAATGCTGTTTTTTGACCCAAGTGCGATGGAAGGCGAATGGGGATGCTACCACAAGGGATACATGATCGGGTACAACTCTTGCCTCACCGCAGGCATTGCCCGTGAACTGATGTTGAATGCCACGCAGCCAGACATGTCCCGGGGCATCCAGTCTGGTGTTCGTGCCATGCGCTTTCTTCATGTGGAGGGCTACGGCCATGTCGGTAGTGACCTAGGTCAAATCCGTCTCGCTTTTCCAGTCTCAAAAATAGCTGAGGTATTGGCAGAGGATGGTAAGTGCCTGGCAACAGCTTTAATCAGGAATCCAACACAGGCGCTGCCGGCGCTAGCGACCGGCACTGCTGCCACAGAGACAGCCCGTTTCTGGACAATTCTCGAGGACAAAAATCCAGCTCCACTTGAGGCTATAGCAGAACAAATTGTGCACGAAGGTCTGGAATGCGCCCTACCTGAAGTGCCAATGGGACGGTTTGGAAATCTGAAGACGGTGGACCGCAGGGAGATCGAGAGCCTGCACAGCATCAGTAGTCTGATTCACGACTACTGCCAACGTTACCGCCAAACACCCCTTTCCATTGCTGTCTTTGGTCAGCCGGGCTCTGGCAAGTCTTTTGCCGTAAAAGAAGTAGCCAACTCAGTGCTGCCGGGTGAAATTGAGACTCTGAACTTCAATCTATCGCAGCTTGCTGGATTTGAAGATTTGTTTGATGCCTTTCATCAGGTGCGTGACAAGGCATTATCCGGCAAAATTCCACTCGTCTTCTGGGACGAATTTGATGCCCACCTACAGCATCAGCCGCTGGGCTGGCTGCGTTATTTTCTGGCTCCGATGCAAGACGGTGAGTTTCAAGAAGGGCAGATAACTCATCCCATTGGTCGCAGCATCTTTGTTTTTGCCGGCGGCACAAGCCATAGCATGGAAAACTTTGGCACCAATCTTGAAGAAAAAGAGAGCCGAGCAGCAAAGTTGCCCGATTTTGCCAGCCGGCTCAAAGGCTTTCTCAACATCCTCGGTCCTAACCGGCAGGAAAATACTCAGGGGCTGGCTAAAGACGCTTACTATATCATCCGGCGAGCAATTATCTTACGCTCAATCTTTGAACGCTTTGCGCCACAGCTTCTGCACCAGGAAGGAAACAAGAGAATGGTGAACATTGACCAGGGAGTGCTGCGCGCCTTTCTGCTGACTAAGGAATACAGACACGGAGCCCGGTCTATGGAAGCAATCGTGGCTATGAGTCAACTTGCAGGCAAAACAAGCTTTGAGCGTTCCAGTTTGCCTTCTGAAACGCAATTGAATTTGCACGTAGATGGTCAGGACTTTTCCGCCTTAATTCAAAGTATGGAGCCTGATGAAGACCTCCTGGAGAAGCTTGCCGAGGCGTTTCATGAAATATTCTGTGAGGATTTAAGTGCAAAAGGATACAAGTATGGACCGGTTACACGGGAAGACAAGAAAGAACATAGTTCGCTCAAACCCTACGCCGAACTACCTGAGAATGAGAAGGAGCAGAATCGCAACAATGTCCGGGATATTCCGAGCAAACTAGCAAGCGTGGGATATGTCATGCTGCCAGCCCGCGGTGGTGAGGCACCGGCTGAATTTGAAAGTAGCGAGGTAGAGAAACTGGCAAAAATGGAGCATGAACGATGGATGCGTCAGAAGCTTGATGAAGGGTGGCGATATGGGAAGAAGACCATTAAAGCTAGGAAGCTGCATAAAGACCTGGTGCCGTGGGATAAACTTCTCGAAGAAGAGAAGGAAAAGGATCGCGTCCTGGTGAAAGGCATCCCCAGAATTATTGCGAAAGCTGGGTATACTATGGTCAAATTGAGCTAA
- a CDS encoding TIR domain-containing protein yields MAHDIFISYSSPDRATAEAICAALESRNISCWFAPRDVAIGKVWVEAIVDAIDASRIFILVLSSSSNSSPQVNREVERAASKGIPIIPIRIDNTPLSKSIDFFTSRHQWLDAQTPPLEKHLPKLVATVQQLLAQEASAVAEKEAEESRARAKREAEAAKKIQEAAARAKKEAEGAVKERARQEAVRARAKREAEAARKIQGAAARAKKEAEESRVRAKREAEAARKIQEAAARAKKEVEAFRERAKQEAEAAKGIQATAARGRMEAKPKPIPKPHARMPLRPFLIGLGAALLGIASVGGIYFTFGHLFTPSPTLAIQDVSVSDITATSAVLTWTTDKPATSQVAYGYTADLGLTTALGEELVTNHRVELTGLQPDTTCHFRVMSKNASGKEATSDIGQLTTLPAATTPMPTPSPPPPVEKPVEPPPAAKLSFNATEYTNAEYGFSIKYPSDWIRVADEEKNEIKLYAKGTGEVPVISASVRGQATFAEAVTAAFGPRSISRTAIKVDAEQETTLEDGTKATTAKVDWENSSGYLIESYALGVKKGNKWILVTISTVSTKSVITLAPYDEAKFSEIAHTLRFTAEE; encoded by the coding sequence ATGGCTCACGACATTTTTATTAGCTATTCATCCCCTGACAGGGCCACTGCTGAGGCGATATGCGCCGCGCTCGAATCAAGAAACATATCTTGCTGGTTCGCTCCCCGGGATGTTGCAATCGGCAAAGTATGGGTTGAGGCAATCGTTGATGCGATTGATGCGAGCCGTATTTTCATCCTAGTGTTATCATCCAGCTCGAATAGCTCACCACAAGTAAATAGAGAGGTGGAAAGAGCCGCCAGCAAAGGCATTCCCATCATCCCAATTCGGATTGACAATACTCCTCTCTCCAAATCTATAGATTTTTTCACTAGTCGTCATCAGTGGCTAGATGCCCAAACGCCACCTCTGGAGAAACATTTACCCAAACTTGTCGCCACGGTACAGCAGCTTCTAGCTCAAGAAGCTTCTGCCGTGGCAGAGAAAGAGGCGGAGGAATCCCGGGCGAGAGCGAAGCGGGAGGCCGAGGCAGCGAAGAAGATTCAAGAAGCCGCTGCCAGGGCGAAGAAAGAAGCGGAGGGAGCCGTTAAAGAGAGGGCACGACAGGAAGCGGTTCGGGCGAGAGCGAAGCGGGAGGCCGAGGCAGCGAGGAAGATTCAAGGAGCTGCTGCCAGGGCGAAGAAAGAGGCGGAGGAATCCCGGGTGAGAGCGAAGCGGGAGGCCGAGGCAGCGAGGAAGATTCAAGAAGCCGCTGCCAGGGCGAAGAAAGAGGTAGAGGCGTTCCGGGAGAGAGCAAAACAGGAGGCTGAGGCAGCGAAGGGGATTCAAGCAACTGCTGCCAGAGGGAGGATGGAAGCCAAGCCAAAACCAATCCCTAAGCCACATGCCAGGATGCCGCTGAGGCCATTTCTAATAGGCCTAGGCGCTGCCTTGTTAGGGATTGCAAGTGTCGGTGGTATCTACTTCACCTTCGGTCATCTGTTCACCCCATCGCCAACACTTGCCATTCAGGATGTCTCGGTCTCAGACATAACTGCGACAAGTGCCGTCCTTACTTGGACAACAGATAAACCGGCTACCAGCCAGGTAGCATACGGCTACACCGCTGATTTAGGTTTGACTACTGCCTTGGGCGAAGAACTGGTCACCAACCACAGGGTCGAATTAACCGGGCTTCAGCCAGATACAACTTGTCACTTTAGGGTCATGTCAAAAAACGCTAGCGGAAAGGAAGCCACATCTGACATAGGCCAATTGACAACACTGCCAGCAGCTACAACACCAATGCCTACTCCTAGTCCACCACCACCCGTGGAAAAGCCGGTGGAGCCACCACCCGCAGCCAAGCTCTCCTTCAACGCCACTGAGTACACCAATGCCGAGTACGGCTTCTCCATCAAATATCCGAGCGATTGGATAAGGGTAGCAGATGAGGAAAAAAATGAGATTAAGCTCTACGCTAAAGGCACCGGGGAGGTTCCGGTAATATCTGCATCTGTTAGGGGACAAGCTACCTTTGCCGAGGCTGTCACAGCCGCATTTGGGCCAAGAAGTATATCACGTACAGCTATCAAGGTTGATGCTGAGCAGGAGACAACTCTGGAGGATGGCACCAAAGCTACCACTGCCAAAGTTGACTGGGAGAATTCATCGGGATATTTGATTGAGAGCTATGCTCTCGGGGTTAAGAAGGGCAACAAGTGGATTCTAGTTACCATAAGTACTGTAAGCACGAAGTCTGTAATCACGCTTGCTCCTTACGATGAAGCCAAGTTTTCAGAGATAGCGCACACTCTGCGATTCACGGCGGAGGAATGA
- a CDS encoding NAD-dependent epimerase/dehydratase family protein codes for MKVLITGISGYLGQVLLPYLLQDEEINSIIGLDINEPLLEHPKLSFEKVDIRVRGISSHFEDVDVVIHLAFIVVDKKKMVRKLIYDINVNGTKNLLMAVSESGIKKLVVASSIAAYGSHADNPELITENTPLRGNKDSYYSHTKLLIEKALDEFEKENKNIKVVRLRSSVLCGRNVNNPLADFPKYKRLLYIKGNTVGLPIVHEDDVARAFYWVTKKDVSGAFNIASGNLSIQEMSEMLNVPVMAVPYFIAKTFGHLLFKIGKFPFSADWIVLGRYPWRVSSEKAKNILGWYPKYTPVDAFKEVLDKWKNK; via the coding sequence ATGAAAGTGCTAATTACTGGAATATCCGGATATCTTGGGCAGGTTCTTCTGCCTTATTTGTTACAAGACGAAGAGATTAACTCAATTATTGGGCTGGATATTAACGAGCCCCTTTTAGAACATCCAAAATTGTCATTTGAAAAAGTTGATATAAGAGTTCGGGGAATCTCAAGTCATTTTGAAGATGTTGATGTGGTTATTCATTTAGCATTTATTGTTGTTGACAAGAAGAAAATGGTTCGAAAGCTTATTTATGATATAAATGTTAATGGAACGAAAAACTTACTTATGGCAGTCAGTGAGAGTGGTATAAAAAAACTGGTTGTGGCAAGCAGTATCGCTGCTTATGGTTCGCATGCTGATAATCCAGAGCTAATTACCGAAAATACACCTTTAAGAGGAAATAAAGATTCTTATTATTCCCATACAAAACTCCTGATAGAAAAAGCGCTTGACGAATTTGAGAAAGAAAATAAAAACATCAAGGTTGTTCGCCTTAGATCATCAGTATTATGTGGTCGTAATGTCAACAATCCTTTAGCCGATTTCCCTAAATATAAGCGTTTACTGTATATTAAGGGAAATACTGTCGGGCTTCCAATAGTTCATGAAGATGATGTAGCCCGAGCTTTTTACTGGGTGACAAAGAAAGATGTCTCTGGTGCTTTTAATATTGCTAGTGGCAATTTAAGTATTCAGGAAATGTCCGAAATGCTTAATGTACCGGTAATGGCAGTCCCATATTTTATTGCTAAAACATTTGGGCATCTTTTATTCAAGATTGGCAAATTCCCATTCTCAGCCGATTGGATTGTATTGGGAAGATATCCCTGGCGAGTGAGCAGTGAAAAGGCAAAAAATATCCTCGGCTGGTATCCTAAATATACACCTGTGGATGCATTTAAAGAAGTATTAGATAAATGGAAGAACAAATAA
- a CDS encoding acyl-CoA dehydrogenase yields MEEQIRNLARDFAEQELRKRWEELDCRNSALLTDILKRAANIGVFSFLLSQEIGGAGFSPKDYCIFLEEITKGCPGIGLIFAAHLMGITPILLSKDAGKKAKFLSAIAESEKQNNPLIFTSAINEEKFSGLIPDNIQTAVKSYRLSGSKINVYGGEIANYFSLLARLEGSDKFGWFIILSNLKGTEVKEEKYRIGLRICPMNNIYFKDVEILPENILDEAKLSDLVDYYRFFDSSLGSVGVGMAEEAYDIALKYTTERYQGGKIICEHEAVKVILSEMKLSIETAKIFVYHSSHVIASAYASEIAEKVCIDAIQLLGGYGYMKDFRVERILRDAKTYQGIVNPVSRKMEYIGREIERLR; encoded by the coding sequence ATGGAAGAACAAATAAGAAATTTAGCCAGAGATTTTGCCGAGCAGGAATTAAGAAAAAGGTGGGAAGAGCTTGATTGCCGTAATTCTGCATTACTGACAGATATTTTGAAAAGAGCGGCAAACATCGGAGTATTTAGTTTTTTACTTAGTCAGGAAATTGGTGGCGCTGGATTTAGCCCGAAAGATTATTGCATTTTTCTTGAAGAAATAACGAAAGGTTGCCCAGGAATTGGATTAATATTTGCCGCGCATCTAATGGGTATCACACCTATTTTGTTATCAAAAGATGCCGGAAAGAAGGCAAAGTTTCTATCGGCTATTGCAGAGTCTGAAAAGCAAAATAATCCTTTAATTTTTACCTCAGCCATAAATGAAGAAAAGTTTTCGGGATTAATTCCTGATAATATCCAGACTGCTGTTAAGAGTTACCGACTTTCTGGGAGCAAAATAAATGTATACGGTGGAGAAATTGCTAATTATTTTAGTTTACTGGCAAGGTTAGAAGGCAGTGATAAATTTGGTTGGTTTATCATTCTGTCTAATCTTAAGGGGACAGAGGTAAAAGAAGAAAAATACAGGATCGGACTCAGAATTTGTCCCATGAATAATATTTACTTTAAAGATGTAGAGATATTGCCAGAGAATATATTGGACGAAGCGAAATTGTCCGATTTGGTAGACTATTATAGATTTTTTGATTCTTCTCTGGGATCGGTCGGGGTAGGTATGGCTGAAGAAGCCTACGATATTGCTTTGAAGTATACGACCGAGCGCTATCAGGGTGGGAAAATTATATGTGAGCACGAGGCGGTGAAGGTGATACTTTCTGAGATGAAACTCTCAATTGAAACAGCCAAAATTTTTGTTTATCACTCGTCTCATGTTATCGCTTCTGCTTATGCCAGCGAAATAGCGGAGAAAGTTTGTATTGATGCGATACAATTACTTGGTGGTTATGGCTATATGAAAGATTTCCGAGTGGAAAGAATATTAAGAGATGCCAAAACCTATCAGGGGATAGTAAATCCGGTATCCCGGAAAATGGAATATATTGGGCGCGAAATTGAAAGGTTAAGGTAA
- a CDS encoding acyl-CoA dehydrogenase, with amino-acid sequence MQRHIFGPEKLIYKLRDLKEAFPRLGLIEKCAPDYVSELYKVQNTAREFGTKYVEPIAEELDKKIEKDHNYFHWDIVYKALPYRFLSYLIPKQSGGKGFYTTHFSILMEELCSFCPGIANIFGAHALGISPIVLLPDTRHFATYLKEVADKERKGEPVLFALAITEPEAGSDVEDADFLKAAKLVTHARKVNGGYVLQGRKVFISNGNVARYIWVGTFLDRKSPLQTGVSFIVKNDAKGFSVGRIERKMGQRACPAAELMFEDVFIPEEDIVGDIGEGERLTALVLGTSRAPVAAIATGIARGAFERLLKYLNDTTIKGRYLFEEQWCQIMLVDILAKIQMARQLYLDAAICCDLLSTPKLMEHPLMKAFNLVPGSIMNSDLAQRIFNPQKTYEFVRKLAKRSISDEDLSLVAGYSSLAKFSASDLAIEVTSKAMQIMQEDGAISSYGIEKLYRDAKLTQIYEGTNQINRLYAFKNILVERK; translated from the coding sequence ATGCAGAGACATATTTTTGGACCTGAAAAATTAATCTATAAGCTAAGAGATTTGAAGGAAGCATTTCCCAGACTCGGATTGATCGAGAAGTGTGCCCCAGATTATGTGTCTGAACTATATAAAGTTCAAAATACTGCCCGTGAGTTTGGCACAAAATATGTGGAGCCGATTGCTGAAGAATTAGATAAAAAGATAGAAAAGGACCACAATTATTTCCATTGGGATATAGTCTATAAAGCGCTGCCCTATAGATTTTTAAGTTATCTCATACCAAAGCAAAGTGGCGGTAAGGGGTTTTATACTACTCATTTTTCTATTCTTATGGAAGAGCTATGTAGTTTTTGCCCGGGTATCGCCAACATATTCGGGGCACATGCTTTAGGAATTTCACCGATTGTTCTTTTACCAGATACAAGACATTTTGCCACATATCTGAAAGAAGTAGCAGATAAAGAAAGAAAGGGAGAGCCAGTTTTATTTGCTTTAGCAATTACAGAACCAGAAGCAGGTTCTGATGTTGAGGATGCTGATTTTTTGAAAGCTGCCAAGCTGGTAACCCATGCCAGAAAAGTTAATGGTGGATACGTGTTGCAGGGAAGAAAGGTATTTATCTCCAATGGAAATGTAGCCAGATATATCTGGGTTGGCACTTTTCTTGATAGAAAAAGTCCACTTCAAACGGGAGTATCGTTTATAGTAAAAAATGATGCCAAAGGATTTTCCGTAGGGAGAATTGAAAGGAAAATGGGGCAGCGTGCCTGTCCAGCAGCGGAGTTAATGTTTGAGGATGTATTCATTCCAGAGGAGGATATAGTTGGCGATATAGGTGAAGGAGAAAGATTGACAGCACTTGTTCTCGGTACCTCTCGGGCACCGGTCGCGGCGATTGCCACCGGTATTGCCAGAGGTGCCTTTGAAAGGTTGTTGAAATATTTAAATGACACCACAATAAAAGGAAGATATTTGTTTGAAGAACAGTGGTGTCAGATTATGCTGGTTGATATATTGGCAAAAATTCAAATGGCAAGACAATTATATCTTGACGCTGCAATATGTTGCGACTTATTAAGCACCCCTAAATTAATGGAGCATCCCTTAATGAAGGCCTTTAATCTCGTACCGGGATCTATTATGAACTCAGATTTAGCCCAAAGAATCTTTAACCCCCAAAAAACCTATGAATTTGTAAGAAAGTTAGCTAAAAGAAGTATCTCAGATGAAGATTTGTCTTTAGTTGCTGGTTATAGTTCCCTGGCAAAATTTTCAGCTTCTGATCTGGCGATAGAAGTGACATCAAAAGCAATGCAAATTATGCAGGAAGATGGGGCAATATCCTCATATGGAATCGAAAAATTGTACCGTGATGCTAAATTAACTCAAATATACGAAGGAACAAATCAGATAAATAGACTATATGCTTTCAAGAATATTTTGGTTGAAAGAAAGTGA
- a CDS encoding TM2 domain-containing protein, with protein sequence METKKEWQQQLTILIISFLAGYFGLDRFYRGQIGWGVVKLITCGGVGVWYLVDAAIAAYRFGKLNT encoded by the coding sequence ATGGAGACAAAGAAGGAGTGGCAACAGCAGTTAACTATCCTCATAATATCTTTCCTCGCTGGCTATTTTGGCCTGGACCGTTTCTACCGAGGACAAATCGGTTGGGGTGTCGTAAAGCTAATAACGTGTGGAGGCGTTGGAGTTTGGTATCTGGTTGATGCGGCTATCGCTGCATATAGATTTGGCAAGCTTAACACCTAG